Proteins from a single region of Symphalangus syndactylus isolate Jambi chromosome 12, NHGRI_mSymSyn1-v2.1_pri, whole genome shotgun sequence:
- the GFI1 gene encoding zinc finger protein Gfi-1, whose translation MPRSFLVKSKKAHSYHQPRSPGPDYSLRLENVPAPSRADSTSNAGGAKAEPRDRLSPESQLTEAPDRATASPDSCEGSVCERSSEFEDFWRPPSPSASPASEKSMCPSLDEAQPFPLPFKPYSWSGLAGSDLRHLVQSYRPCGAMERGTGLGLFCEPAPEPGHLAALYGPKRAACGAGAGAPGSCSAGAGATAGPGLGLYGDFGSAAAGLYERPTAAAGLLYPERGHGLHADKGAGVKVESELLCTRLLLGGGSYKCIKCSKVFSTPHGLEVHVRRSHSGTRPFACEMCGKTFGHAVSLEQHKAVHSQERSFDCKICGKSFKRSSTLSTHLLIHSDTRPYPCQYCGKRFHQKSDMKKHTFIHTGEKPHKCQVCGKAFSQSSNLITHSRKHTGFKPFGCDLCGKGFQRKVDLRRHRETQHGLK comes from the exons ATGCCGCGCTCATTTCTCGTCAAAAGCAAGAAGGCTCACAGCTACCACCAGCCGCGCTCCCCAGGACCAGACTATTCCCTCCGTTTAGAGAATGTACCGGCGCCTAGCCGAGCAG ACAGCACTTCAAATGCAGGCGGGGCGAAGGCGGAGCCCCGGGACCGTTTGTCCCCCGAATCGCAGCTGACCGAAGCCCCAGACAGAGCCACCGCATCCCCAGACAGCTGCGAGGGCAGCGTCTGCGAACGGAGCTCGGAGTTTGAGGACTTCTGGAGGCCCCCGTCACCCTCCGCGTCTCCAG CCTCGGAGAAGTCAATGTGCCCATCGCTGGACGAAGCCCAGCCCTTCCCCCTGCCTTTCAAACCGTACTCATGGAGCGGCCTGGCGGGTTCTGACCTGCGGCATCTGGTGCAGAGCTACCGACCGTGTGGGGCCATGGAGCGCGGCACTGGCCTGGGCCTCTTCTGTGAACCCGCCCCGGAGCCGGGCCACCTGGCCGCGCTGTACGGCCCGAAGCGGGCTGCCTGCGGCGCGGGGGCCGGGGCGCCAGGGAGCTGCAGCGCAGGGGCCGGTGCCACCGCTGGCCCTGGCCTAGGGCTCTACGGCGACTTCGGGTCTGCGGCAGCCGGGCTGTATGAGAGGCCCACCGCAGCGGCGGGCTTGCTGTACCCGGAGCGTGGCCACGGGCTGCACGCAGACAAGGGTGCTGGCGTCAAGGTGGAGTCGGAGCTGCTGTGCACCCGCCTGCTGCTGGGCGGCGGCTCCTACAAGTGCATCAAGTGCAGCAAG GTGTTCTCCACGCCGCACGGGCTCGAGGTGCACGTGCGCAGGTCCCACAGCGGTACCAGACCCTTTGCCTGCGAGATGTGTGGCAAGACCTTCGGGCACGCGGTGAGCCTGGAGCAGCACAAAGCCGTGCACTCGCAG gAACGGAGCTTTGACTGTAAGATCTGTGGGAAGAGCTTCAAGAGGTCATCCACACTGTCCACACACCTGCTTATCCACTCAGACACTCGGCCCTACCCCTGTCAGTACTGTGGCAAAAGGTTCCACCAGAAGTCAGACATGAAGAAACACACCTTCATCCACACTG GTGAGAAGCCTCACAAGTGCCAGGTGTGCGGCAAGGCATTCAGCCAGAGCTCCAACCTCATCACCCACAGCCGCAAACACACAGGCTTCAAGCCCTTCGGCTGCGACCTCTGTGGGAAGGGTTTCCAGAGGAAGGTGGACCTCCGAAGGCACCGGGAGACGCAGCACGGGCTCAAATGA